The sequence GCAAGTAAACCTGCCCATGTGTATGTTTTGAACAACATACCTTGTGCTCTAATGTAGTTGTCACCGTAGTTTCACAAACTTTTActtttgcaaggaagaaaaaaaaatgatccaCAGTAGCAAGACtgatattttaaaagtctttctaTATAGAACTAAGATTGTTTATGAATTTTCCTTTGCACGTGAATTGGGAAACAGCCTCATTATTTCTATTAACTTGTAATAAGAAAATTCTCTTATTTGTTTGGTTCACAAAGGTGTTTCTAATGTATTTACATAGGCTATAATCATGCAGTGTAATTGAAGCAATCGCTGTAATTGTGTGCTTAAAAGCAGTGCATGGGAACATCATGAACAAGACCATCAGCTCACTGTTGagctataattttatttatttaacttttctcAGTATTGGTTTCCCAGTCATTTGCTTTATTAGGCAGAGGAAAACAGTGTCTAAGTTGTGTGATGAGTTGGCCTATGGTAAATTCTTTACCTgtgattattgcttttttttttatcttattgtGTTGCTGCCATGATTAAGTTGTTTTGTGTATGGCTGTTCAGGATTACAGAAGCacatacttttttctgttttcacataTAGTACTTCCCTTAGTACTACTACTAGTTGCATACTTATATCAAGGGGAGATTATACTCTGGTGTCCATTTATTGACAAAATGATTAAAACAGCAAACAAAGTTTAATGTCTTCAGAATCACTGTAGGCATTAAAGTTTTATAGGTAATAGCTGCATCCCCAGTATCCATTAGAAACAGTACGAAACATCCACTGAGctggtggtggattttttttattttttaatttttttttttctacactgtcTCTTTTGGTCAAAGCATATCAACATAACTCAAAaacacttttgattttttttttttttagtcaaagtATAATATAATAAATCTTTACTGacaattaataaagaaaaatttggCATGTGGTATTTGTTACCTATAGTATCCTATCTCGTGCTGCTTGGTCCCCAATGAAATTAAGACATTGTAACCAATATTGAAAACATGCAGTTCATTTTTGATACTGAATAAAACACTTGTAATATATGTTGTTAATTTTTACTGCATGCTGAAAACTTGGCGCTGTGGATATATTACCAttcagaaacacttttttcagATGCCAAAGCTGTTTTCTTACTAGTAAATTCCTTCCAATAGCTGGGTTGCTCAGAAAACGTCCAGCCACATATGGGATGAACTGAACTAAGTGCATCGGCTAAGGAGAAATCACAGGCAGCATGTAGTAGATTGCCCTTCTGACTGCCTTTTAGTATCGACAAGCAACAGTGGAGTTAACAGTTCAAGCAGTTTATGACTTGAAAGTCATGACAAAGATCCAAGTGCAGCAATGATGAAGGGCTGTATTATTTTAAGGAAGTTGTGGTATCTGGTCCAGTGAATTTCATTTTTCACAGGACATGGACAATAGCTTtctatgttattttatttctcagaCTTGTATGAAAGATATACAAATGAATTTTGTGAGGATACAGTGCCCAAAAGCTGGTGTCTCTTAAACCTCTTTTAAGCATTTCCTATTGCTTTTCACACACAAAAGAGCCTGTGCTCCCAAAAACTTCTTGTGGCCTTACCCTATCACTTGTCTTAGCTCCTTATCAAAACATTGGTAAGGATGTTTTAATTAAtccaaactgttttcatttccaCTTTTCATTTTTAGCCTGGCTATTTTTTGGAAAACTTGATACAACCTATTTTGCGAAATTGCCAATGAGTCTCTGAAtggggaaaaagtaaaataaaaaacaggCCAATTCTACTCTGAAGTTGAACAGGCTGTAAAACTGTAAGCATGAAAATAGCTAAAGACATAAAAGCTGAATGGATTTCAAAGGTACTGGCATGTGAGTGTAAACGTGAGCCCTCCCATTGAAATTGGTAAGAACATTAATTAGTAGGATGCAACAAGACTATTCACGTGTAAAATTATTTATGGGACTTATTACAAGAGTATAGCACTTCACCATTTGTAAAGGCATAAGGACTGCGGCATCCCGGTTTGCTTCAGCAGATAAGGATTGTCAAGAAAAATGCCAATACATGATTCTGAAAATTAAGTTTAAGGTCATCTCTTTTGCTGGAagataatgtatattttaatctcGATATCTAAGGCGGTTACTTACCTTTATATCAGGAAAGAACAGATGATGGAAGGCTGTGAGCCAGCTTTGTTCGAAGGCTTGTATGTTTTAATGCTTGACTCTAAGTCCACATTAAtgagcagagaaataaataagaacagtagaaaacaaaagaattataTCTGCAGGTGAAAGTTGAGTTTTGACTTCTGGTCTGTAGCCTtctgtggctttaaaaaaattatttgataatACCACCATTAGCAGCTGTACTTAACTTTCTCAGCCCATGCATTTTTAAGCAGTTTAATGCCTTGCTTCTGCTTTGTGATACTGCAAGCAATGACAGAGACTACTCTGTGCCATTATTTACACTATTAACAATGCAGTTTTGATTCATATTTCCCATATCAGAATTAGAAAGCACGACTTAGAGCTACCACGGTAATCCGAACCCTTGTCCTGTGTCGGTCAACAATTGTCCAGTTTTCTTTGAAGGTGATTTCATTTCTGCAAGATGCCATGCCATTTAGGGTCAGAAGGAGGGTGAGGAGGCCGGTCCTTCATTGTCAAAAGCCTCCTATTAGTTTCTGCAAAAAAGCCcaacttttaatttaaaagtgctAAATGTATGGAGGAGTTGAGTCAAGTTTTCATAGAAAATCATGATGAAACTATGCTAATTCAACCAGGTAGGGTTTGGTGGGgggatattttattttggttttattttttttacagaattgtATACTCCTGTAAGAGCCTAATGGCATGAACATGCTTTTATCTTGTCTACCTAATGCATCAAAGGGAGGGGATTGGGATGAAATAGCTGCAGTCCTAAACCACAGGACGAAAAATCAGGAAGTGTGTGAGCTTTGAAATAGATTTCAAGTCAATTTCAGTGcctccattttttttcatctggaaagCACTGATCATGGTTACTTGAAGTATTTAATTAGCTGTTTTCAAGTCAATTAGTAAATTTCATGATAAAATTTTTGGCAAGGTGCAAATTATTTAAACCACTCATGAGCTCTAGAGAGAAAGTCGAGAAGATGAGGATAGGAAGAGTTACTGTAAAATGAAACACAGAGGACATGGTTGGATATGGTTATATTTTACACTGGCTTAACTGTTATTTCAACAATGCGTTTGGAATCATAGATGAAAGGATTTGTGTTGGGGAACCTTAATTCCtattttaaatcactgaaaacatGATCTGTTTGGTGAAGCACAATGTCAGAATGATCGCTTTTCAACATTCAGTCACCTTCTAACATATTTAGAAATAttagataaaatatttataatcacTTTCCCTAGAAAACAGAGAGCAAATTGCAATAGGACCTTTTGCAGTCTGTCACTGTATGATATATGTGAACAGGTACTAGCTAACGAATAGACAATTATCATACCAAACCCAGTGATGGGCATAAAAAAATACTATGAAAactaaaaaactaaaaagaaagaaaacttgcagATTCACCAAGACTGGAAGAttgaaaatttcagtgaaataagcTAATTGGAACTACTCAGGGTACTAAAACAACGGAGTGTCAGTTTATACACATGGTCCTTGTGCCTGTTATGAACAACAACATTAAGAGAACATCCAAATCACATACAAATCATGAAAGTACACTAACCAACACGAGAGCTGGGACAGCTGTTGGGGGCTTCACATGGCTTGTATGTGCCACAGTACGAGTTGTCCAGTGTTggctcattttctgctttttgcttggAGGAGATGGGCAAGATTAAGCACCAAATCTAAGAGCTGAGTGGAGAAATTCTGCAAAGTCTTAATGGCACACCTCAAGACTTGCCTTGATCTGCCTGCTAACCTTCTGAGTTATATTAAGTTGTAAAACTTCTCTGTGCACTTGAAGCTGTGGCTCTGTGTATGTCCCCAACTCCTGGTCCAATCCTGAGAAGGCAGTTTTGTGACTGCTCAAGGATGCCTTGTTCCTGGACCCTAGCTGGGCACAGGCTGTTTTCTAATGCTCTGAAAGACTTGATGCAGCAGGCTTTCTGGGACTACATGCAGAAGACTTTGCTAAAGCAGTATTTGTGGAATGAGTTGCAGAAGACATATCTGACTTTATGTATGCCTGCGAAATTGGATAAGTACAGAACACTGtagcaaaagcttttttaaaaaatgaggagTGTCAGTTATTGCCCATGAGAGAGAGCATTTGCCTATTTCCTAGTTGCCTATTTCAGCTTCAGAGACTCTACGTATTTTGCTGAAGAACAGTCTCGGGGGTACAGGTGCAAACTAAAGTTACACGCTACTAGGATTATGGTTGGCTCTTAAATTGGAGAGTTGTGCTTACACGTGCTCTTTTTTGTCTGTACCTGCTGTAACAGAAAAGTTGGAGGTGCCTAATAAGATCCTTTTCAAGCAGTAGGAGAAAAAGCTTGGACCTTCTGGTGCCTTCTGCATACACACAGTATAAGAAGCAGGTGTGATGTCACCTTTTTTGGTTGTCCTAGTAACAAGTTAAGCTGTTATTCAAGAGAGCGTGTACTAAGCTCTGCAGACAAGGTAGGTGGAAGAACTCTCACTTTTGGATTTGAATAAATTGTAGCATGAATTGTTTGTTGCTATCAAGACTAAACATGCGGCCGAAAGAGAGTGCCAGGCTGTGGATGCACAGGAGTAGGCTGCAGctaagcggggggggggaggggggtgagctGACAGCTGGGGAGGTGCGTATAGAATGGATCTAGGTGAGCAACTCAGTATTACCAGCACAAACCATAGAAAACCCTTTGAGATTTACACCATCACTTCGTTGCATGGAGTAAGGCAGAAGTGCTGCAGAAACAGTAGTTTGGGCATTGACACTATCTAAATGTATGATCACGTGGGGCAGAGAGAGGTGTAACAATGGGCAAGTTGTTCAGTCCAGGGGTAAATTTTCAATGCCCAATTTAAGCccaagcatttttgttttgttttgttttaaaaaaaaattagtagttaTAGTAGGTGTATGTGGAAGGAGAGGGTGtggaatatttttgcattatCGCACAGATATTCTAGCCTTGTGTACTCCCCTCTCTTCAAGTGTACTCCCCTCTCTTCAAGTACTCAGGCAACCTCCCAAACCTTGAagccaaaaagaaggaaaatcaactGGTCAGTAGTAGGTACTTAATAGTAAAACTTCATTATAGTGCCTACGCACATGCATAACCCATACTGCTGCTGGGGGCCTGTAATCCATGAAAAAGGATGAATTATTTGGTACTCATCCATCAAGAGATTAGGCAGTAAATATACTAATTGTATATTAGTAAATACACTAATTGAGCATTAAACTGTTGAGGGCAGGTAGCTGGGAGTGACGCCATCCCAGTAAAAGCAGAGTGTAAAATGCCCTTGCCTAGCCAGCAACTTGGAACAGtctgagggagaggaaaagctcCTAGAAAAGTTTGCAATTATATTTCTAGGTGATGTGTTAATGAATGTATCAAGCTGATTGCTCAAGCAAGAATATCCGGTAATTAGCAGTTATGTCTGTGGTATGAGTCTTACGAGGCAGATAACCACTTTGAAGAACTGTCTGCAGTTCAGCCTGCTGGTGGCGAATGATTCGGGAAGATCTCAGAAACAGTTTCAGAACTGGCTCAACAGAACAATTAACCACTGCAAGAGAGGAGTCTGAGGAAAAGTCTCTAGAGATAATCCTGGAAGGCTGCTGCTGCCCCATCTGAACTCAGTGGGTGAACTGCAGTAACGGGGGTACATTAACCTGTTTGCTGGAGCAAGGACAGTAGTGTCCCTGGCATCAAACCACAGAAGTCAGTTGTACTGATTTATTTCCTATCACAATTAAGTTGGACTCACAATATGATAGGAAGAAGGTTCAAGAGtatttttcctgccttcctttaATTCATACTGTTTAAAGTGCCATTGCTTTTTCACactcatggtaaaaaaaaaaaaaaaagtgaaagtcacagctgaagtgttttaaaaatgccaCTCCTGTAGTGCTaacattctctcttttttccatcAATCTTTTATGCCTGTTTTCATTGTATCTTGCTATAAAGATACTCAGAGAAAGAAGCACCACCTTTCTATGCTGATCAAGTTCGTTCATACCCGATGCGTCATAAAAAGCACAGTTAGTGTGTGATAGCAGCTGATTAGCGAGCTCAAAAGAACCTATcagtacttaaagaaaaaaagttggacGTGAAGGGCGCGTCTTTAGCCAAGTAGCTATTGAAACTTGATAGAAGTGCTGACTTCTTTAATGAAGTAAAGAATCTTGTTACAATTCAGGTTACTAGAGCTGGGAATGGGAATAAACAATCATTTGGGAGTGGAATTTTCTATTGTAAGACATATTTACAGAAAAGCCACAGGAGAAGCATTACAATGAGATTTAACTACTAGCTACATTATTCTCTCTGTTTAGGCATGAACACGGTCCATCTGAGAGTGAAACTCTGAGTTGTAAAATTTCAGTTTGTGCAGGAATAGAATACTGTGTTTTGACTTCAAAAGGTGCTCGGGATAATTCTGTGGAATTTATCCTGCAGAACAGAACTGTTCCAAACACATGGAGTTCAGATGCGGGACTTGATTTTTTTGCAGAAGAGGTCTCCTAGAGTTGCCTGGTAATAACCATGCCTCAGAGGGCATTATCTAATTGTTCACGGCACTGAACAATTCTAGTTTCCTAGTTTACAGGAAAATTGCCAAGTATATAATATTTCAGGGACCTAATTAATAAATCACTTAGTCATTCAAATTTTGAACAGGGCTTTGCAGGAAtcctgtgaaaagaaaatggcaGGAAGAGAGTGATCTATAAAACAACAGGAATAGGAAACCTGCCAATGTCAAAAGCTTTTTAGAGGCTTGGTCTTTGAGGGGATAGTCAAGATTCACTGCTGTTCATAGGGAAGACTAAGGAACAGCCGAGTTTGGTGGGTGGCTGTAGCTGCAGGGAAAGAATCTGTGATGAGGAGATGCAGGATTAGAGACGGGAAAACAATCGCTGTGCCTAGTTGCATTGAATACAGGATTCCTTTCtcaagagggaaggggaaggaaaaaagttaattgtAGCCACGGGAAGGGTCACGTCTGCCTCAGCTCTTGGAAGACTGCAGGAGGAACATGGACAAAGCACCAGGACTTTGTGGCAAACATAGCTGAGATTTCAGTATTGTAAGCCGATCAGTGGCAGCACAGTTGAGGCTCCTTGACAGCAGTGGTTTGTCAATAGAGACAGAGCGCTCTTCTTTTTGCAAACTCTAGTAATAAAGATTCTGCTTCTTGATCTGTGTGTTTTTGCTGTTACAGCTAGAACAGCCTGTAGCTCCTCTCCCTTCTTGAGAAAAGGCTCTACCTGCTGTTTTGATTGATTGAAGCTCACTGGAGACAGAGGAAGATTTAACACTGACTTGGGGGCTTCTCTTCATAAGTTTAAGTAGACAGATAGCCTTAAAACACGTTTCAGAGTTTAGATTTGCAGAGGGAGAACACAAAACAGGGAAACCCCTGCATTGTTGGGATGGTAGCAATGTTGTGACAGTATAAAAGAATTGCTTTAATTAAAACTCTCTGAAGACAGGAAATCTTTCTTTCTGAGCATAACCCAAACAAACAGCGTGTTGCTGCTCCACAAAGCACTTCATACAAAGCAGTCGCTACTTCAGGGGTATCTACTGGACTGGGTAGGTGCTGTTGTGCTTATTTCTGCAGTCCCTGGGGACCGAACAAGTATCTGCAGACGCTGTAAGTTCAATACCTACAGGTCACATTCCTGCTTCACTCCCTCCAAATAAGTCTTGATTGCTGTGTATTTAAAAACATTCTGGGGCCATGCTACAGGACGCAGAGGCACCGTTCTCCAAGGGAGTCCTGTTCCCAcgatcttcagaagaaaaagaaacttttgagAACGCCATATTCAAAATGAATAGTGATTTTATTACCCTTACAAATATTTACCTCTTTTTGTTACTGCAAGGCAATACAAGCAAACCTCCATTATCTATTTATGTCTATGTTTTTCTAACACACAATTTCCACTGTATCACTTGCAGAAAAATTTTAGAGTAATGAGAGGTGGAACTGCTGCAACCATTTTCCACTGTGACAGGGGAAAATGCAACCATGCATTTTAAAGCCTTtataaaccattttaaaataacagctatgtacATCAGAATGtactttttttcaggtaaaaacaATTTGAGGAATTATAACCTTAATTagattattaattaaaattagattaaattaaattacattaaaaaaggaAGACGTTCAGCTCAGAAAAGCCATTTGTCTACAAATGGAAATTGTTCTCGTTAAGAGTGTTAAGCTTCAAAGACAGCAAGAACTGAGATTACCTGGAAAAGTACTtctagtttttctttaaaaaaataaaaggaggggggaggggagatgAAAGTTTTGCTGATAGTCATTCTCCTTTTACTCTTGGTTACTTGTCTCTGTGCAGCAAatgaacaagaaaaggaaaaaaatgctcaaAAGACAAATTAACAGCAtagaaaaatgtaattactttGACACCTTAAACAACTCAGACATGTTCAGCAACAGAAACAGAAGTCGTTTTCAAACTAACTGCATTTCAGTTATAGCTATTCAAACAGCTTATTCCAAAAGATGAAGAATTCTGGTGATAAAATGCATCATTTGATAAACATTATGTAAATCAAGTTTGTAATGTTTTTGGTTCCAACCAgaatcaaatgaaagaaaattctaaACCAGAGTGACTGATTCTCCCGCAGTGCAGAGCTGTTGCCCGTGTCACAGCTGAGGTGTCTGGCTCCAACGCCAGCCTTGCTTTGGAAATGtaaactggttttgcaacagTTTTCAAGCATGAAACTAAGTAACCTTTGTTCTGTGTCACAGGAATCATGTATCGCAAATCCTGCGCGTCTTCGGCCGCGTGTCTGATAGCCTCCGCTGGGTACCAGTCCTTTTGTTCTCCGGGGAAGGTGAACTCTGTTTGTATCAGCTGCTGCAACACTCCACTCTGCAATGGACCCCGGCCGAAGAAGAGAGGGAATTCTGGCGCAGTGCCGAGGGCACACGCGATAACCACCGTTCTGCTCCTTAAATTGGCTCTTTTGTTCTTGTATTGCTAAACTTCAAGCAAGTTTTTTTGCCCTGTCACAGTTTGTtctgtctcctccttccttcaaagacactgcaattattttgtgtttgtttccaaATCCCTGTCAACAAGCGAGGGAAGTTCAGTggctgtggggagagaggggctgaTATTTTTGGCAGCTAGTGAATTCGGTTAGCAGATTGAATTTCCAGTGTGCACTTAAAAATCCCAGCAGCAGGATACAGAACTCCTGCTCTTTTTGCATAATTGGAAACAAATCCATCTGTGTTACTCCTTTTAAGATGTAGTCAATTCCTCAGTCATTTTAATTTCCATATTTCTAAGTTCATTGCTAATCATTAACTTTGCCTTATGAAGTCATACTTGATGATCACAAAGGCCGTTTTGTGTGTCCAGACTGGGCTCTGAGCTACTCTCTAGCGGCACGACTTCTAAGCTGGGCTCCGGTGCTTCAAGACCCGGTTGCTGTGGACTCCAGTCAGGCTTGGTCTCATTCTGAAAAGTACTTAAAGAAACTTTGTTGTTGCCCCTTGTAGAAGAATGGCGCCTGGACGACATGAAGAGCAGAGGGCGTAGAGACCGCTTGCTCCTTGCTCTGGAGCTCAGGTTGGCTCTGAGAAACTTCTCCTTGTTGACATGCTCTATTGTCAGGCGGCAGCGGAGGACCTGCAGAAACACACTGCGGAACTGCTGAGAAGAGATGTTGTAGAGGAGGGGGTTCACCACCGAGCTGAGGTAGAAGAAGATGTCGGCGATAGGGAGAAGAGTGATGTACACTTTGAAGTAGGAG comes from Numenius arquata chromosome 3, bNumArq3.hap1.1, whole genome shotgun sequence and encodes:
- the LYPD1 gene encoding ly6/PLAUR domain-containing protein 1 codes for the protein MRLFLLAATFWGLCLAPGLGLQIQCYQCEEFQLNNDCSAPEFIVNCTVNVQDMCQKEVMEKSFGIMYRKSCASSAACLIASAGYQSFCSPGKVNSVCISCCNTPLCNGPRPKKRGNSGAVPRAHAITTVLLLKLALLFLYC